In Scylla paramamosain isolate STU-SP2022 chromosome 1, ASM3559412v1, whole genome shotgun sequence, one DNA window encodes the following:
- the LOC135099880 gene encoding cathepsin L-like isoform X6 → MKVLVAFCVAVSCLASAQLLRPDKMRLGVYNPDTKHYEQQALGQDTHDQQPHRPALLGQDGHDQQPHGQVLLGGDGHEQALLGGDDHDQKPHGQALLGGDGHDQRPHGQAQLGGDGHDQRPHGQAQLGGDGHDQRPHGQPLLGQDGHDQRAHGKPLLGQDGHDQRPHGKPLLGQDGHDQRAHGKRPLGQDGHDQRPHGKRPLGQDGHDQRPHGKHLLGQDGHDQQPHKQVLGGDNHDRRAHKKLFGQGNHDYKKHGKVLGGDDHDIGHMGMFKSFMKQHNKSYKNKAEFKRRFKIFHQNMKKVHILQQNERGTAKYGATKFADLSEHEFRKMLGFQPHMKPATSSMEPAVIPEDLEAPVSFDWRQHGVVTPVKNQGMCGSCWAFSTTGNVEGQWAIKHKQLYSLSEQELVDCDATDDGCNGGLPENAYEAISKLGGLELEDDYPYDGEDEQCHFNRSLAKVTVNGSVELPANEVAMAKWLTKNGPISIGINANALQFYVGGVSHPLKFLCNPESLDHGMLIVGYGVHTTKYLHRKQPFWIVKNSWGEDWGEQGYYRVYRGDGTCGVDQMATSAIVP, encoded by the exons ATGAAGGTCCTCGTTGCCTTCTGCGTGGCGGTGTCATGTCTGGCCTCCGCGCAATTGCTTCGACCGGATAAAATG AGACTTGGAGTTTATAATCCAGACACCAAACATTATGAACAG cAGGCTCTGGGCCAAGATACCCATGATCAGCAGCCACATAGACCT GCACTGTTGGGCCAAGATGGACATGACCAGCAGCCACATGGACAG GTACtgcttggtggggatggacaTGAACAG GCACTGCTTGGTGGTGATGACCATGACCAGAAGCCACATGGACAG GCACTGTTAGGTGGGGATGGGCATGACCAGAGGCCACATGGACAG GCACAGCTCGGTGGAGATGGGCATGACCAGAGGCCACATGGACAG GCACAACTTGGTGGGGATGGACATGATCAGAGGCCACATGGACAG CCACTGCTGGGTCAAGATGGACATGACCAGAGGGCTCATGGAAAG CCTTTGCTGGGGCAGGATGGACATGACCAGAGGCCTCATGGAAAG CCTCTGCTGGGTCAAGATGGACATGACCAGAGGGCTCATGGAAAG AGACCTCTTGGACAGGATGGACATGACCAGAGGCCTCATGGAAAG AGACCCCTTGGACAGGATGGACATGACCAGAGGCCTCATGGAAAG CACCTCCTTGGCCAAGATGGACATGACCAGCAGCCACACAAGCAG GTGCTGGGAGGTGACAATCATGATCGCAGAGCTCACAAGAAG CTTTTTGGGCAAGGGAACCATGACTACAAGAAACATGGCAAG GTCCTAGGTGGGGATGACCATGACATTGGACACATGGGAATGTTCAAGTCTTTCATGAAGCAGCACAACAAATCATATAAGAACAAAGCAGAATTCAAGAGGAGGTTCAAGATCTTTCACCAGAACATGAAGAAAGTGCACATCTTGCAGCAGAATGAACGAGGCACTGCCAAGTATGGGGCAACAAAATTTGCTGATCTTTCAG AGCATGAGTTCCGAAAGATGCTGGGCTTCCAACCTCACATGAAGCCTGCTACATCCTCCATGGAACCTGCTGTTATCCCAGAAGACTTGGAGGCACCAGTCAGCTTTGATTGGAGGCAGCATGGTGTTGTCACACCTGTTAAGAACCAA GGAATGTGTGGCTCATGTTGGGCTTTCTCTACTACTGGCAATGTTGAGGGTCAGTGGGCCATCAAGCACAAGCAACTGTATTCCCTTTCTGAACAAG AACTGGTTGACTGTGATGCAACAGATGATGGTTGTAATGGAGGTCTGCCTGAAAATGCTTATGAGGCCATATCGAAGTTGGGTGGCCTAGAGTTGGAAGATGACTACCCATATGATGGGGAAGATGAACAGTGCCACTTTAACAGGTCTCTT GCCAAGGTGACAGTCAATGGATCTGTGGAGCTGCCAGCTAATGAAGTGGCCATGGCCAAATGGCTCACCAAAAATGGACCCATTTCTATTGGAATCAATGCCAATGCCCTCCAG TTCTATGTGGGAGGAGTGTCTCATCCACTGAAGTTCCTGTGTAACCCCGAGAGTTTGGACCATGGTATGCTTATTGTAGGCTACGGAGTCCACA CCACCAAATACCTGCACAGAAAACAACCCTTCTGGATTGTCAAGAACTCATGGGGGGAAGACTGGGGGGAGCAG GGTTACTACCGTGTGTATCGTGGTGATGGGACTTGCGGTGTGGACCAGATGGCCACCAGTGCCATTGTGCCCTAA
- the LOC135099880 gene encoding cathepsin L-like isoform X10, with the protein MKVLVAFCVAVSCLASAQLLRPDKMRLGVYNPDTKHYEQQALGQDTHDQQPHRPALLGQDGHDQQPHGQVLLGGDGHEQALLGGDDHDQKPHGQALLGGDGHDQRPHGQAQLGGDGHDQRPHGQAQLGGDGHDQRPHGQPLLGQDGHDQRAHGKPLLGQDGHDQRPHGKPLLGQDGHDQRAHGKRPLGQDGHDQRPHGKHLLGQDGHDQQPHKQKPHKHNKHKAKKVLGGDNHDRRAHKKLFGQGNHDYKKHGKVLGGDDHDIGHMGMFKSFMKQHNKSYKNKAEFKRRFKIFHQNMKKVHILQQNERGTAKYGATKFADLSEHEFRKMLGFQPHMKPATSSMEPAVIPEDLEAPVSFDWRQHGVVTPVKNQGMCGSCWAFSTTGNVEGQWAIKHKQLYSLSEQELVDCDATDDGCNGGLPENAYEAISKLGGLELEDDYPYDGEDEQCHFNRSLAKVTVNGSVELPANEVAMAKWLTKNGPISIGINANALQFYVGGVSHPLKFLCNPESLDHGMLIVGYGVHTTKYLHRKQPFWIVKNSWGEDWGEQGYYRVYRGDGTCGVDQMATSAIVP; encoded by the exons ATGAAGGTCCTCGTTGCCTTCTGCGTGGCGGTGTCATGTCTGGCCTCCGCGCAATTGCTTCGACCGGATAAAATG AGACTTGGAGTTTATAATCCAGACACCAAACATTATGAACAG cAGGCTCTGGGCCAAGATACCCATGATCAGCAGCCACATAGACCT GCACTGTTGGGCCAAGATGGACATGACCAGCAGCCACATGGACAG GTACtgcttggtggggatggacaTGAACAG GCACTGCTTGGTGGTGATGACCATGACCAGAAGCCACATGGACAG GCACTGTTAGGTGGGGATGGGCATGACCAGAGGCCACATGGACAG GCACAGCTCGGTGGAGATGGGCATGACCAGAGGCCACATGGACAG GCACAACTTGGTGGGGATGGACATGATCAGAGGCCACATGGACAG CCACTGCTGGGTCAAGATGGACATGACCAGAGGGCTCATGGAAAG CCTTTGCTGGGGCAGGATGGACATGACCAGAGGCCTCATGGAAAG CCTCTGCTGGGTCAAGATGGACATGACCAGAGGGCTCATGGAAAG AGACCCCTTGGACAGGATGGACATGACCAGAGGCCTCATGGAAAG CACCTCCTTGGCCAAGATGGACATGACCAGCAGCCACACAAGCAG AAGCCCCACAAGCATAACAAGCACAAAGCTAAAAAG GTGCTGGGAGGTGACAATCATGATCGCAGAGCTCACAAGAAG CTTTTTGGGCAAGGGAACCATGACTACAAGAAACATGGCAAG GTCCTAGGTGGGGATGACCATGACATTGGACACATGGGAATGTTCAAGTCTTTCATGAAGCAGCACAACAAATCATATAAGAACAAAGCAGAATTCAAGAGGAGGTTCAAGATCTTTCACCAGAACATGAAGAAAGTGCACATCTTGCAGCAGAATGAACGAGGCACTGCCAAGTATGGGGCAACAAAATTTGCTGATCTTTCAG AGCATGAGTTCCGAAAGATGCTGGGCTTCCAACCTCACATGAAGCCTGCTACATCCTCCATGGAACCTGCTGTTATCCCAGAAGACTTGGAGGCACCAGTCAGCTTTGATTGGAGGCAGCATGGTGTTGTCACACCTGTTAAGAACCAA GGAATGTGTGGCTCATGTTGGGCTTTCTCTACTACTGGCAATGTTGAGGGTCAGTGGGCCATCAAGCACAAGCAACTGTATTCCCTTTCTGAACAAG AACTGGTTGACTGTGATGCAACAGATGATGGTTGTAATGGAGGTCTGCCTGAAAATGCTTATGAGGCCATATCGAAGTTGGGTGGCCTAGAGTTGGAAGATGACTACCCATATGATGGGGAAGATGAACAGTGCCACTTTAACAGGTCTCTT GCCAAGGTGACAGTCAATGGATCTGTGGAGCTGCCAGCTAATGAAGTGGCCATGGCCAAATGGCTCACCAAAAATGGACCCATTTCTATTGGAATCAATGCCAATGCCCTCCAG TTCTATGTGGGAGGAGTGTCTCATCCACTGAAGTTCCTGTGTAACCCCGAGAGTTTGGACCATGGTATGCTTATTGTAGGCTACGGAGTCCACA CCACCAAATACCTGCACAGAAAACAACCCTTCTGGATTGTCAAGAACTCATGGGGGGAAGACTGGGGGGAGCAG GGTTACTACCGTGTGTATCGTGGTGATGGGACTTGCGGTGTGGACCAGATGGCCACCAGTGCCATTGTGCCCTAA
- the LOC135099880 gene encoding cathepsin L-like isoform X21 — protein MKVLVAFCVAVSCLASAQLLRPDKMRLGVYNPDTKHYEQQALGQDTHDQQPHRPALLGQDGHDQQPHGQVLLGGDGHEQALLGGDDHDQKPHGQALLGGDGHDQRPHGQAQLGGDGHDQRPHGQAQLGGDGHDQRPHGQPLLGQDGHDQRAHGKPLLGQDGHDQRPHGKRPLGQDGHDQRPHGKHLLGQDGHDQQPHKQKPHKHNKHKAKKVLGGDNHDRRAHKKLFGQGNHDYKKHGKVLGGDDHDIGHMGMFKSFMKQHNKSYKNKAEFKRRFKIFHQNMKKVHILQQNERGTAKYGATKFADLSEHEFRKMLGFQPHMKPATSSMEPAVIPEDLEAPVSFDWRQHGVVTPVKNQGMCGSCWAFSTTGNVEGQWAIKHKQLYSLSEQELVDCDATDDGCNGGLPENAYEAISKLGGLELEDDYPYDGEDEQCHFNRSLAKVTVNGSVELPANEVAMAKWLTKNGPISIGINANALQFYVGGVSHPLKFLCNPESLDHGMLIVGYGVHTTKYLHRKQPFWIVKNSWGEDWGEQGYYRVYRGDGTCGVDQMATSAIVP, from the exons ATGAAGGTCCTCGTTGCCTTCTGCGTGGCGGTGTCATGTCTGGCCTCCGCGCAATTGCTTCGACCGGATAAAATG AGACTTGGAGTTTATAATCCAGACACCAAACATTATGAACAG cAGGCTCTGGGCCAAGATACCCATGATCAGCAGCCACATAGACCT GCACTGTTGGGCCAAGATGGACATGACCAGCAGCCACATGGACAG GTACtgcttggtggggatggacaTGAACAG GCACTGCTTGGTGGTGATGACCATGACCAGAAGCCACATGGACAG GCACTGTTAGGTGGGGATGGGCATGACCAGAGGCCACATGGACAG GCACAGCTCGGTGGAGATGGGCATGACCAGAGGCCACATGGACAG GCACAACTTGGTGGGGATGGACATGATCAGAGGCCACATGGACAG CCACTGCTGGGTCAAGATGGACATGACCAGAGGGCTCATGGAAAG CCTTTGCTGGGGCAGGATGGACATGACCAGAGGCCTCATGGAAAG AGACCCCTTGGACAGGATGGACATGACCAGAGGCCTCATGGAAAG CACCTCCTTGGCCAAGATGGACATGACCAGCAGCCACACAAGCAG AAGCCCCACAAGCATAACAAGCACAAAGCTAAAAAG GTGCTGGGAGGTGACAATCATGATCGCAGAGCTCACAAGAAG CTTTTTGGGCAAGGGAACCATGACTACAAGAAACATGGCAAG GTCCTAGGTGGGGATGACCATGACATTGGACACATGGGAATGTTCAAGTCTTTCATGAAGCAGCACAACAAATCATATAAGAACAAAGCAGAATTCAAGAGGAGGTTCAAGATCTTTCACCAGAACATGAAGAAAGTGCACATCTTGCAGCAGAATGAACGAGGCACTGCCAAGTATGGGGCAACAAAATTTGCTGATCTTTCAG AGCATGAGTTCCGAAAGATGCTGGGCTTCCAACCTCACATGAAGCCTGCTACATCCTCCATGGAACCTGCTGTTATCCCAGAAGACTTGGAGGCACCAGTCAGCTTTGATTGGAGGCAGCATGGTGTTGTCACACCTGTTAAGAACCAA GGAATGTGTGGCTCATGTTGGGCTTTCTCTACTACTGGCAATGTTGAGGGTCAGTGGGCCATCAAGCACAAGCAACTGTATTCCCTTTCTGAACAAG AACTGGTTGACTGTGATGCAACAGATGATGGTTGTAATGGAGGTCTGCCTGAAAATGCTTATGAGGCCATATCGAAGTTGGGTGGCCTAGAGTTGGAAGATGACTACCCATATGATGGGGAAGATGAACAGTGCCACTTTAACAGGTCTCTT GCCAAGGTGACAGTCAATGGATCTGTGGAGCTGCCAGCTAATGAAGTGGCCATGGCCAAATGGCTCACCAAAAATGGACCCATTTCTATTGGAATCAATGCCAATGCCCTCCAG TTCTATGTGGGAGGAGTGTCTCATCCACTGAAGTTCCTGTGTAACCCCGAGAGTTTGGACCATGGTATGCTTATTGTAGGCTACGGAGTCCACA CCACCAAATACCTGCACAGAAAACAACCCTTCTGGATTGTCAAGAACTCATGGGGGGAAGACTGGGGGGAGCAG GGTTACTACCGTGTGTATCGTGGTGATGGGACTTGCGGTGTGGACCAGATGGCCACCAGTGCCATTGTGCCCTAA
- the LOC135099880 gene encoding cathepsin L-like isoform X4, which translates to MKVLVAFCVAVSCLASAQLLRPDKMRLGVYNPDTKHYEQQALGQDTHDQQPHRPALLGQDGHDQQPHGQALLGGDDHDQKPHGQALLGGDGHDQRPHGQAQLGGDGHDQRPHGQAQLGGDGHDQRPHGQPLLGQDGHDQRAHGKPLLGQDGHDQRPHGKPLLGQDGHDQRAHGKRPLGQDGHDQRPHGKRPLGQDGHDQRPHGKHLLGQDGHDQQPHKQKPHKHNKHKAKKVLGGDNHDRRAHKKLFGQGNHDYKKHGKVLGGDDHDIGHMGMFKSFMKQHNKSYKNKAEFKRRFKIFHQNMKKVHILQQNERGTAKYGATKFADLSEHEFRKMLGFQPHMKPATSSMEPAVIPEDLEAPVSFDWRQHGVVTPVKNQGMCGSCWAFSTTGNVEGQWAIKHKQLYSLSEQELVDCDATDDGCNGGLPENAYEAISKLGGLELEDDYPYDGEDEQCHFNRSLAKVTVNGSVELPANEVAMAKWLTKNGPISIGINANALQFYVGGVSHPLKFLCNPESLDHGMLIVGYGVHTTKYLHRKQPFWIVKNSWGEDWGEQGYYRVYRGDGTCGVDQMATSAIVP; encoded by the exons ATGAAGGTCCTCGTTGCCTTCTGCGTGGCGGTGTCATGTCTGGCCTCCGCGCAATTGCTTCGACCGGATAAAATG AGACTTGGAGTTTATAATCCAGACACCAAACATTATGAACAG cAGGCTCTGGGCCAAGATACCCATGATCAGCAGCCACATAGACCT GCACTGTTGGGCCAAGATGGACATGACCAGCAGCCACATGGACAG GCACTGCTTGGTGGTGATGACCATGACCAGAAGCCACATGGACAG GCACTGTTAGGTGGGGATGGGCATGACCAGAGGCCACATGGACAG GCACAGCTCGGTGGAGATGGGCATGACCAGAGGCCACATGGACAG GCACAACTTGGTGGGGATGGACATGATCAGAGGCCACATGGACAG CCACTGCTGGGTCAAGATGGACATGACCAGAGGGCTCATGGAAAG CCTTTGCTGGGGCAGGATGGACATGACCAGAGGCCTCATGGAAAG CCTCTGCTGGGTCAAGATGGACATGACCAGAGGGCTCATGGAAAG AGACCTCTTGGACAGGATGGACATGACCAGAGGCCTCATGGAAAG AGACCCCTTGGACAGGATGGACATGACCAGAGGCCTCATGGAAAG CACCTCCTTGGCCAAGATGGACATGACCAGCAGCCACACAAGCAG AAGCCCCACAAGCATAACAAGCACAAAGCTAAAAAG GTGCTGGGAGGTGACAATCATGATCGCAGAGCTCACAAGAAG CTTTTTGGGCAAGGGAACCATGACTACAAGAAACATGGCAAG GTCCTAGGTGGGGATGACCATGACATTGGACACATGGGAATGTTCAAGTCTTTCATGAAGCAGCACAACAAATCATATAAGAACAAAGCAGAATTCAAGAGGAGGTTCAAGATCTTTCACCAGAACATGAAGAAAGTGCACATCTTGCAGCAGAATGAACGAGGCACTGCCAAGTATGGGGCAACAAAATTTGCTGATCTTTCAG AGCATGAGTTCCGAAAGATGCTGGGCTTCCAACCTCACATGAAGCCTGCTACATCCTCCATGGAACCTGCTGTTATCCCAGAAGACTTGGAGGCACCAGTCAGCTTTGATTGGAGGCAGCATGGTGTTGTCACACCTGTTAAGAACCAA GGAATGTGTGGCTCATGTTGGGCTTTCTCTACTACTGGCAATGTTGAGGGTCAGTGGGCCATCAAGCACAAGCAACTGTATTCCCTTTCTGAACAAG AACTGGTTGACTGTGATGCAACAGATGATGGTTGTAATGGAGGTCTGCCTGAAAATGCTTATGAGGCCATATCGAAGTTGGGTGGCCTAGAGTTGGAAGATGACTACCCATATGATGGGGAAGATGAACAGTGCCACTTTAACAGGTCTCTT GCCAAGGTGACAGTCAATGGATCTGTGGAGCTGCCAGCTAATGAAGTGGCCATGGCCAAATGGCTCACCAAAAATGGACCCATTTCTATTGGAATCAATGCCAATGCCCTCCAG TTCTATGTGGGAGGAGTGTCTCATCCACTGAAGTTCCTGTGTAACCCCGAGAGTTTGGACCATGGTATGCTTATTGTAGGCTACGGAGTCCACA CCACCAAATACCTGCACAGAAAACAACCCTTCTGGATTGTCAAGAACTCATGGGGGGAAGACTGGGGGGAGCAG GGTTACTACCGTGTGTATCGTGGTGATGGGACTTGCGGTGTGGACCAGATGGCCACCAGTGCCATTGTGCCCTAA
- the LOC135099880 gene encoding cathepsin L-like isoform X5 translates to MKVLVAFCVAVSCLASAQLLRPDKMRLGVYNPDTKHYEQALGQDTHDQQPHRPALLGQDGHDQQPHGQALLGGDDHDQKPHGQALLGGDGHDQRPHGQAQLGGDGHDQRPHGQAQLGGDGHDQRPHGQPLLGQDGHDQRAHGKPLLGQDGHDQRPHGKPLLGQDGHDQRAHGKRPLGQDGHDQRPHGKRPLGQDGHDQRPHGKHLLGQDGHDQQPHKQKPHKHNKHKAKKVLGGDNHDRRAHKKLFGQGNHDYKKHGKVLGGDDHDIGHMGMFKSFMKQHNKSYKNKAEFKRRFKIFHQNMKKVHILQQNERGTAKYGATKFADLSEHEFRKMLGFQPHMKPATSSMEPAVIPEDLEAPVSFDWRQHGVVTPVKNQGMCGSCWAFSTTGNVEGQWAIKHKQLYSLSEQELVDCDATDDGCNGGLPENAYEAISKLGGLELEDDYPYDGEDEQCHFNRSLAKVTVNGSVELPANEVAMAKWLTKNGPISIGINANALQFYVGGVSHPLKFLCNPESLDHGMLIVGYGVHTTKYLHRKQPFWIVKNSWGEDWGEQGYYRVYRGDGTCGVDQMATSAIVP, encoded by the exons ATGAAGGTCCTCGTTGCCTTCTGCGTGGCGGTGTCATGTCTGGCCTCCGCGCAATTGCTTCGACCGGATAAAATG AGACTTGGAGTTTATAATCCAGACACCAAACATTATGAACAG GCTCTGGGCCAAGATACCCATGATCAGCAGCCACATAGACCT GCACTGTTGGGCCAAGATGGACATGACCAGCAGCCACATGGACAG GCACTGCTTGGTGGTGATGACCATGACCAGAAGCCACATGGACAG GCACTGTTAGGTGGGGATGGGCATGACCAGAGGCCACATGGACAG GCACAGCTCGGTGGAGATGGGCATGACCAGAGGCCACATGGACAG GCACAACTTGGTGGGGATGGACATGATCAGAGGCCACATGGACAG CCACTGCTGGGTCAAGATGGACATGACCAGAGGGCTCATGGAAAG CCTTTGCTGGGGCAGGATGGACATGACCAGAGGCCTCATGGAAAG CCTCTGCTGGGTCAAGATGGACATGACCAGAGGGCTCATGGAAAG AGACCTCTTGGACAGGATGGACATGACCAGAGGCCTCATGGAAAG AGACCCCTTGGACAGGATGGACATGACCAGAGGCCTCATGGAAAG CACCTCCTTGGCCAAGATGGACATGACCAGCAGCCACACAAGCAG AAGCCCCACAAGCATAACAAGCACAAAGCTAAAAAG GTGCTGGGAGGTGACAATCATGATCGCAGAGCTCACAAGAAG CTTTTTGGGCAAGGGAACCATGACTACAAGAAACATGGCAAG GTCCTAGGTGGGGATGACCATGACATTGGACACATGGGAATGTTCAAGTCTTTCATGAAGCAGCACAACAAATCATATAAGAACAAAGCAGAATTCAAGAGGAGGTTCAAGATCTTTCACCAGAACATGAAGAAAGTGCACATCTTGCAGCAGAATGAACGAGGCACTGCCAAGTATGGGGCAACAAAATTTGCTGATCTTTCAG AGCATGAGTTCCGAAAGATGCTGGGCTTCCAACCTCACATGAAGCCTGCTACATCCTCCATGGAACCTGCTGTTATCCCAGAAGACTTGGAGGCACCAGTCAGCTTTGATTGGAGGCAGCATGGTGTTGTCACACCTGTTAAGAACCAA GGAATGTGTGGCTCATGTTGGGCTTTCTCTACTACTGGCAATGTTGAGGGTCAGTGGGCCATCAAGCACAAGCAACTGTATTCCCTTTCTGAACAAG AACTGGTTGACTGTGATGCAACAGATGATGGTTGTAATGGAGGTCTGCCTGAAAATGCTTATGAGGCCATATCGAAGTTGGGTGGCCTAGAGTTGGAAGATGACTACCCATATGATGGGGAAGATGAACAGTGCCACTTTAACAGGTCTCTT GCCAAGGTGACAGTCAATGGATCTGTGGAGCTGCCAGCTAATGAAGTGGCCATGGCCAAATGGCTCACCAAAAATGGACCCATTTCTATTGGAATCAATGCCAATGCCCTCCAG TTCTATGTGGGAGGAGTGTCTCATCCACTGAAGTTCCTGTGTAACCCCGAGAGTTTGGACCATGGTATGCTTATTGTAGGCTACGGAGTCCACA CCACCAAATACCTGCACAGAAAACAACCCTTCTGGATTGTCAAGAACTCATGGGGGGAAGACTGGGGGGAGCAG GGTTACTACCGTGTGTATCGTGGTGATGGGACTTGCGGTGTGGACCAGATGGCCACCAGTGCCATTGTGCCCTAA
- the LOC135099880 gene encoding cathepsin L-like isoform X24: MKVLVAFCVAVSCLASAQLLRPDKMRLGVYNPDTKHYEQALLGQDGHDQQPHGQVLLGGDGHEQALLGGDDHDQKPHGQAQLGGDGHDQRPHGQAQLGGDGHDQRPHGQPLLGQDGHDQRAHGKPLLGQDGHDQRPHGKPLLGQDGHDQRAHGKRPLGQDGHDQRPHGKRPLGQDGHDQRPHGKHLLGQDGHDQQPHKQKPHKHNKHKAKKVLGGDNHDRRAHKKLFGQGNHDYKKHGKVLGGDDHDIGHMGMFKSFMKQHNKSYKNKAEFKRRFKIFHQNMKKVHILQQNERGTAKYGATKFADLSEHEFRKMLGFQPHMKPATSSMEPAVIPEDLEAPVSFDWRQHGVVTPVKNQGMCGSCWAFSTTGNVEGQWAIKHKQLYSLSEQELVDCDATDDGCNGGLPENAYEAISKLGGLELEDDYPYDGEDEQCHFNRSLAKVTVNGSVELPANEVAMAKWLTKNGPISIGINANALQFYVGGVSHPLKFLCNPESLDHGMLIVGYGVHTTKYLHRKQPFWIVKNSWGEDWGEQGYYRVYRGDGTCGVDQMATSAIVP; the protein is encoded by the exons ATGAAGGTCCTCGTTGCCTTCTGCGTGGCGGTGTCATGTCTGGCCTCCGCGCAATTGCTTCGACCGGATAAAATG AGACTTGGAGTTTATAATCCAGACACCAAACATTATGAACAG GCACTGTTGGGCCAAGATGGACATGACCAGCAGCCACATGGACAG GTACtgcttggtggggatggacaTGAACAG GCACTGCTTGGTGGTGATGACCATGACCAGAAGCCACATGGACAG GCACAGCTCGGTGGAGATGGGCATGACCAGAGGCCACATGGACAG GCACAACTTGGTGGGGATGGACATGATCAGAGGCCACATGGACAG CCACTGCTGGGTCAAGATGGACATGACCAGAGGGCTCATGGAAAG CCTTTGCTGGGGCAGGATGGACATGACCAGAGGCCTCATGGAAAG CCTCTGCTGGGTCAAGATGGACATGACCAGAGGGCTCATGGAAAG AGACCTCTTGGACAGGATGGACATGACCAGAGGCCTCATGGAAAG AGACCCCTTGGACAGGATGGACATGACCAGAGGCCTCATGGAAAG CACCTCCTTGGCCAAGATGGACATGACCAGCAGCCACACAAGCAG AAGCCCCACAAGCATAACAAGCACAAAGCTAAAAAG GTGCTGGGAGGTGACAATCATGATCGCAGAGCTCACAAGAAG CTTTTTGGGCAAGGGAACCATGACTACAAGAAACATGGCAAG GTCCTAGGTGGGGATGACCATGACATTGGACACATGGGAATGTTCAAGTCTTTCATGAAGCAGCACAACAAATCATATAAGAACAAAGCAGAATTCAAGAGGAGGTTCAAGATCTTTCACCAGAACATGAAGAAAGTGCACATCTTGCAGCAGAATGAACGAGGCACTGCCAAGTATGGGGCAACAAAATTTGCTGATCTTTCAG AGCATGAGTTCCGAAAGATGCTGGGCTTCCAACCTCACATGAAGCCTGCTACATCCTCCATGGAACCTGCTGTTATCCCAGAAGACTTGGAGGCACCAGTCAGCTTTGATTGGAGGCAGCATGGTGTTGTCACACCTGTTAAGAACCAA GGAATGTGTGGCTCATGTTGGGCTTTCTCTACTACTGGCAATGTTGAGGGTCAGTGGGCCATCAAGCACAAGCAACTGTATTCCCTTTCTGAACAAG AACTGGTTGACTGTGATGCAACAGATGATGGTTGTAATGGAGGTCTGCCTGAAAATGCTTATGAGGCCATATCGAAGTTGGGTGGCCTAGAGTTGGAAGATGACTACCCATATGATGGGGAAGATGAACAGTGCCACTTTAACAGGTCTCTT GCCAAGGTGACAGTCAATGGATCTGTGGAGCTGCCAGCTAATGAAGTGGCCATGGCCAAATGGCTCACCAAAAATGGACCCATTTCTATTGGAATCAATGCCAATGCCCTCCAG TTCTATGTGGGAGGAGTGTCTCATCCACTGAAGTTCCTGTGTAACCCCGAGAGTTTGGACCATGGTATGCTTATTGTAGGCTACGGAGTCCACA CCACCAAATACCTGCACAGAAAACAACCCTTCTGGATTGTCAAGAACTCATGGGGGGAAGACTGGGGGGAGCAG GGTTACTACCGTGTGTATCGTGGTGATGGGACTTGCGGTGTGGACCAGATGGCCACCAGTGCCATTGTGCCCTAA